A stretch of the Sneathiella limimaris genome encodes the following:
- a CDS encoding (2Fe-2S)-binding protein, which yields MLSLNVNGQSIDVDVEEDTPLLWVLRDTLQLTGTKFGCGIAACGACTVHLDGVATRSCSIPVGDVGNSKVTTIEAVGAEGLSAVQKAWIAEQVPQCGYCQSGMIMAVSALLSENPDPSDEDIDQSITNICRCGTYPRIRKAIKQAVKLQAGS from the coding sequence ATGCTTTCATTAAATGTCAATGGTCAATCCATAGATGTGGACGTAGAAGAAGATACGCCACTTCTTTGGGTCTTAAGAGATACACTTCAATTAACTGGTACGAAATTTGGGTGTGGCATTGCCGCATGTGGTGCTTGTACGGTTCATTTGGACGGTGTTGCAACACGGTCATGTTCTATCCCGGTCGGTGATGTTGGAAACAGCAAAGTGACAACCATCGAAGCCGTTGGCGCGGAAGGTTTATCTGCCGTTCAAAAAGCCTGGATCGCGGAACAGGTTCCCCAATGTGGTTACTGCCAATCAGGAATGATTATGGCGGTCAGTGCCCTTTTATCTGAAAACCCGGATCCAAGCGATGAAGATATAGATCAATCAATCACAAATATCTGCCGGTGTGGGACTTACCCCAGAATTAGAAAAGCCATTAAGCAGGCTGTAAAACTTCAAGCGGGATCATAA
- a CDS encoding xanthine dehydrogenase family protein molybdopterin-binding subunit, which yields MAKMKLITRRKFLITGSLVGGGLAVAYALGGDGAANKEPFAQTGADGDYTLNAWVKINTDNSIRVAISQAEMGQGILTGLCMLVAEELGVSVDKITPEQAPVSSVYGNFTVIQDSLPFSDGHHLGEKTAGAWAMKKVGKLLGVQVTGGSTSVRNFWEPMQQAGAAAREMLKQAAAARWSISPNKCDVRDGDVIDTTSSRSLSFGELAAEAAALKIPEDIKLKPAGVRKVIGTSPQRLDIPAKITGQAKFGVDTILPDMAFAAVRLCPYFGGSIKSINPASIEGMPGILTKPVMLENGVAVIADCFWRAKRAVEELEIEFEKPASGTISTNDIFDQFAQQISEDDGRTYAEDGDAKATLLKNGDVFTAIYKAPFLAHATMEPMNCTAFVTDDSVEVWAPTQVPTLAAWFAEKIADVPGENVKIHNPLLGGGFGRRLEVDYIIMGITIAKALNGRPVKMIWTRENDMQHDMYRPAALAQFSGCLTNDGRIEAWHNQVASPSITRDYVHRLLPWASADMPDNTTSEGAADLPYQFITKLVEHYPGPTPIPIGYWRSVGHSYNGFFTECFMDELANKAGIDPVEFRLRHLAGHEDFHQVLTSLASVSNWAAPLPEGHGRGVALHESFGTIVGQVVEVSVSEYKEITIQKVTCVVDCGEVLYPDGVISQMEGAIIYGLTAALFGEITIEDNKVVQENFPDYEMLTMAACPEIDVHLAPSGRPLGGAGEPGTPPIAPALVNAIFNATGERIRELPLSKHGFFV from the coding sequence ATGGCAAAAATGAAACTGATAACCCGCCGCAAATTCCTAATAACAGGCAGCCTTGTAGGTGGCGGACTAGCTGTCGCTTATGCGCTTGGCGGAGATGGAGCAGCAAACAAGGAGCCCTTCGCACAAACAGGTGCAGATGGGGATTATACTCTGAATGCTTGGGTGAAGATTAACACTGACAATTCAATTCGAGTCGCGATTTCCCAAGCGGAAATGGGCCAGGGAATTCTGACGGGATTATGCATGCTCGTCGCGGAGGAACTCGGCGTTTCCGTTGACAAGATAACACCTGAACAAGCACCTGTTTCCTCTGTTTATGGGAATTTCACTGTAATACAGGATTCCCTTCCCTTCTCCGACGGTCATCATTTGGGGGAAAAAACAGCCGGCGCATGGGCAATGAAAAAAGTTGGTAAGCTGCTTGGTGTTCAGGTTACAGGCGGCAGCACGAGTGTTCGGAATTTTTGGGAACCCATGCAACAGGCTGGTGCCGCAGCCCGGGAAATGCTGAAGCAGGCCGCTGCGGCAAGATGGAGTATATCTCCCAATAAATGTGATGTTCGTGATGGGGACGTAATCGATACAACCAGCTCCCGTTCCCTCTCCTTTGGAGAACTCGCAGCTGAAGCTGCTGCCTTAAAAATTCCAGAGGATATCAAGTTGAAGCCTGCTGGAGTGCGGAAAGTAATTGGAACATCGCCCCAACGGCTGGACATTCCAGCCAAAATAACAGGTCAGGCCAAATTTGGCGTAGATACGATTTTACCGGATATGGCTTTCGCTGCCGTTCGCTTGTGCCCCTATTTCGGTGGCTCCATAAAATCAATAAACCCAGCTAGTATTGAGGGTATGCCAGGCATACTTACTAAGCCTGTGATGCTTGAGAATGGCGTTGCTGTTATTGCCGACTGCTTCTGGCGAGCAAAACGTGCAGTGGAAGAACTGGAAATTGAGTTCGAAAAACCTGCATCTGGTACCATTTCAACAAATGACATCTTTGATCAATTTGCACAGCAGATTTCAGAGGACGATGGCCGGACCTACGCTGAGGACGGAGATGCGAAAGCAACTCTTCTGAAAAATGGCGATGTCTTTACCGCTATTTATAAAGCTCCGTTTCTTGCCCATGCAACGATGGAGCCAATGAATTGTACCGCATTTGTCACTGATGACAGTGTCGAAGTTTGGGCGCCTACACAAGTTCCAACTCTTGCGGCATGGTTTGCTGAAAAAATTGCAGATGTGCCTGGTGAAAATGTCAAAATTCACAATCCTTTACTCGGCGGCGGCTTTGGGCGAAGGCTGGAAGTTGACTACATCATAATGGGCATAACAATTGCCAAAGCCCTTAATGGGCGTCCTGTCAAAATGATCTGGACCCGAGAAAATGATATGCAGCATGATATGTATCGTCCTGCTGCTCTTGCCCAGTTCAGCGGGTGTCTTACCAATGATGGACGGATTGAGGCCTGGCATAATCAAGTGGCCAGCCCCTCCATCACCCGAGATTATGTTCATCGCCTTCTTCCATGGGCAAGTGCTGACATGCCGGACAACACTACGTCCGAGGGTGCTGCCGATTTACCTTATCAGTTCATTACAAAACTTGTGGAACATTATCCCGGCCCTACCCCTATTCCGATCGGTTATTGGCGGAGTGTCGGACACTCCTACAACGGATTTTTCACTGAGTGCTTTATGGATGAGCTCGCAAACAAAGCTGGCATCGATCCGGTTGAGTTCCGGCTAAGACATCTAGCTGGCCATGAAGATTTTCATCAGGTTCTAACGTCTCTGGCCTCAGTCAGCAATTGGGCCGCGCCCCTACCGGAAGGACATGGAAGAGGTGTAGCGTTACATGAGAGCTTTGGCACAATTGTGGGGCAAGTAGTCGAGGTTAGTGTCTCTGAGTACAAAGAAATTACTATCCAAAAAGTAACTTGCGTCGTTGATTGCGGAGAAGTTCTCTACCCCGATGGCGTCATATCCCAGATGGAAGGTGCTATCATATACGGCCTAACAGCTGCCCTTTTCGGTGAAATTACTATTGAAGACAACAAAGTTGTTCAGGAAAATTTCCCTGACTATGAAATGCTAACAATGGCGGCTTGTCCTGAAATAGATGTTCATCTAGCACCTTCAGGGCGCCCACTGGGTGGAGCTGGAGAACCTGGAACACCTCCGATAGCCCCAGCTCTTGTCAATGCGATCTTTAATGCAACTGGAGAACGGATAAGAGAGCTTCCGCTATCTAAGCATGGGTTTTTTGTTTAA
- a CDS encoding ATP-binding protein, with amino-acid sequence MAVTFYGANLVVDQGAKQLEQKTGVISELVFKKELDIIEEWTELLSEDAAYLKARNVDELQDLFQRAFLTQHEHKVDYLAVLDNNNEFVFNISTELEEYEEIARAFRSNRYLAQTWNWLIEVDQNKAVENVLVFFNTPIMDANTGRVAGTLISGMFLRDNLSLVSELATQSEANTVAIIFDGTVLSTVGDWPRTRFQELFDVDATRDFQDGLMIQSKPLMNIFPDGQLQTLTLLQQDPSRNLKELYLFAGVAAVLLIVGLSLLANFVIRRQILSPLNSLTSYAGALIQRDENPEVPISNVKEFNEVSQTMAGILTDLQESERRIEDFLSVISDSIWETDSEHRYRLMSTGPNLKKLGIHPEDLIGKKRQEVGVLQIVDMSWEEYEELLNKHELFRNLRFKWILGDDEESFISTSGKPLFDADGNFAGYRGVSSDITSEVQAEQKTKHIEEQLRQSQKLEVVGQLTGGIAHDFNNLLSIVMGNLELALEQKDLSPPMKQYLQDAMVGVEKGANLTHQLLAYSRQQKLAPKRLLSKEVIEGVKPLLERALGEGVEMSLYLEDTWFIMADPTELENALLNLVVNARDAMNGVGKLSIESFNIQVEEKEAQEKPDVKPGEYVCIIVSDTGAGISEENLSRITEPFFTTKEVGKGSGLGLSMVFGFAKQSGGHLDIYSELGKGTSVKLLLPRASSSEDPIHEKRGRGIIKAGAGQTVLVIEDNDKLRELIEQQLISIGYHAVASANATEAFAKLKTEAIDIVLSDVVLPGGISGIEIYKAVKENYPDIKILLMSGFTGKALEFDESLPSHVTILMKPFTKVKLSEALADNQTDYGS; translated from the coding sequence TTGGCTGTAACTTTTTACGGAGCAAACCTAGTTGTTGATCAGGGTGCGAAACAGCTGGAGCAGAAGACGGGTGTTATAAGTGAGTTAGTCTTCAAAAAAGAGCTGGACATTATTGAGGAATGGACAGAGCTGCTCTCTGAGGATGCCGCATACTTGAAGGCGCGGAATGTGGATGAGCTACAGGATTTGTTCCAAAGGGCTTTTTTGACGCAGCATGAGCATAAAGTCGATTATCTTGCGGTCCTAGACAATAACAACGAGTTTGTATTCAATATCAGTACCGAACTGGAAGAGTATGAAGAGATCGCTCGCGCTTTTAGGAGCAATAGATATTTAGCGCAAACCTGGAATTGGTTAATTGAAGTTGACCAAAATAAAGCAGTTGAAAATGTTTTGGTTTTTTTCAATACGCCCATTATGGACGCAAATACTGGGCGTGTGGCTGGTACGCTTATAAGCGGAATGTTTTTGAGAGATAATCTTTCTCTTGTGTCGGAATTGGCGACTCAAAGCGAGGCAAACACTGTTGCAATCATTTTTGATGGTACTGTGTTGTCTACAGTGGGTGATTGGCCCCGCACTAGGTTCCAAGAATTATTCGATGTAGATGCCACCCGAGATTTTCAAGATGGTTTGATGATCCAGTCCAAGCCATTGATGAACATATTCCCGGATGGTCAACTTCAAACGCTTACTCTTCTTCAGCAAGATCCGTCCAGAAACCTCAAGGAACTGTATTTATTCGCAGGCGTCGCTGCCGTCCTGTTGATTGTTGGACTATCTCTTTTGGCTAATTTTGTCATTCGGCGTCAGATTTTGTCACCGTTGAATAGTCTTACCAGCTATGCGGGAGCCTTAATTCAAAGGGATGAAAATCCAGAAGTTCCCATCTCGAATGTAAAGGAATTTAATGAAGTCAGTCAGACGATGGCTGGTATTCTTACCGATCTGCAAGAAAGTGAACGACGTATTGAAGACTTTCTGAGTGTCATTTCAGACTCCATCTGGGAGACAGATTCTGAACATCGTTATCGACTGATGTCCACGGGTCCAAATTTGAAGAAGTTGGGTATTCATCCGGAAGATTTAATTGGAAAGAAACGCCAGGAAGTTGGTGTTTTACAAATCGTAGATATGTCCTGGGAGGAATATGAAGAGCTGTTGAATAAGCATGAGCTTTTCAGAAATCTCCGGTTTAAGTGGATCTTGGGGGATGATGAGGAAAGCTTCATTTCGACAAGTGGAAAGCCTCTATTTGATGCCGACGGTAACTTTGCAGGATATCGAGGTGTGTCATCCGATATTACCTCTGAAGTGCAAGCAGAACAAAAAACCAAACATATTGAAGAGCAATTACGTCAATCTCAGAAACTGGAGGTGGTAGGCCAGTTGACGGGTGGGATTGCTCACGATTTCAATAATCTACTGTCAATTGTCATGGGGAATTTGGAGCTGGCACTTGAACAGAAAGATCTTTCTCCGCCGATGAAGCAGTATTTGCAGGATGCAATGGTTGGTGTCGAGAAGGGGGCCAATCTCACTCATCAGTTGTTAGCCTATTCTCGGCAGCAGAAGCTGGCGCCAAAGCGGTTGCTGAGTAAGGAGGTAATTGAAGGGGTGAAACCCTTGTTGGAGCGGGCTTTGGGTGAAGGGGTGGAAATGTCCCTATATCTTGAAGATACATGGTTCATCATGGCTGATCCTACCGAACTTGAAAATGCGCTATTAAATTTGGTGGTAAATGCGCGAGATGCAATGAATGGCGTCGGTAAGCTTTCAATAGAGAGCTTCAATATTCAAGTAGAAGAAAAAGAAGCGCAGGAAAAGCCGGATGTAAAGCCTGGTGAGTATGTCTGTATCATTGTAAGCGACACAGGTGCAGGCATATCTGAAGAAAATCTTTCTCGGATTACTGAGCCTTTCTTTACAACCAAAGAAGTGGGCAAAGGAAGTGGCCTGGGCTTGAGTATGGTCTTCGGTTTCGCAAAACAATCAGGTGGACATCTGGATATATACAGTGAGCTTGGAAAAGGAACTTCTGTGAAGCTGCTGTTACCTAGAGCTTCCAGCTCGGAGGATCCCATACATGAAAAGAGAGGGCGCGGCATTATTAAGGCTGGCGCTGGACAAACCGTTCTCGTAATTGAAGACAATGATAAGCTGCGAGAGCTAATTGAGCAGCAATTGATTTCTATTGGCTATCATGCTGTTGCAAGCGCAAATGCAACAGAGGCTTTTGCCAAGTTAAAGACAGAGGCCATTGATATTGTTCTTTCAGATGTCGTGTTGCCGGGAGGGATTTCCGGTATCGAAATATACAAGGCTGTTAAGGAAAATTATCCTGACATAAAAATATTATTGATGTCTGGTTTCACTGGTAAGGCACTGGAATTTGACGAAAGCTTGCCCTCGCACGTTACTATTCTGATGAAACCATTTACAAAGGTGAAGTTATCTGAAGCGTTAGCCGATAATCAGACTGACTACGGTAGCTAA